In Sceloporus undulatus isolate JIND9_A2432 ecotype Alabama chromosome 7, SceUnd_v1.1, whole genome shotgun sequence, one DNA window encodes the following:
- the TRIM32 gene encoding E3 ubiquitin-protein ligase TRIM32, translating to MAAAPQVNSDALREVLECPICMECFTEEHLRPKLLHCGHTICRQCSEKLLANSINGIRCPFCSKVTRITSLAQLNDNLTVLKIIDTAGLGETVGLLMCKACGRRLPKHFCKSCGLVLCEPCKEVDHMQQGHGVVAIKEAADERRREFGTKLGRLRELMGDLQKRKTCLEGVSKDLQARYKNVLQEYSKEERKVQEELARSRKFFTSSLSEVEKVNSQIMEEQAYLLNIAEVQIVSRCDYFLAKIKQGDIALLEEEGEEEEPELMNSLPKELTLQEVELLKVGHVGPLQIGQVVKKPRSINVEESLMETPVVASVSFREADMTQEVSTSLPSCPSPAKPRMPEATTSIQQCNFLKKMGSKGNTPGTFNLPVSLHVTPQGEVLVADRGNFRIQVFTRKGFLKEIRRSPSGIDSFVLSFLGADLPNLTPLSVTMNCHGLIGVTDSYDNSVKVYTIDGHCVACHRSQLSKPWGITALPSGQFVVTDVEGGKLWCFTVDRGVGVVKYSCLCSAVRPKFVTCDAEGTIYFTQGLGLNLENRQHEHHLEGGFSIGSVGPDGQLGRQISHFFSENEDFRCIAGMCVDSRGDLIVADSSRKEILHFPKGGGYNILIREGLTCPVGIAVTPKGQLLVLDCWDHCIKIYSYHLRRYSTP from the coding sequence ATGGCCGCTGCCCCTCAAGTCAACTCGGACGCGTTGCGCGAAGTCTTAGAATGCCCCATTTGCATGGAGTGCTTCACCGAGGAGCACCTGAGGCCCAAGCTGTTGCATTGCGGTCACACCATCTGCAGGCAATGCTCTGAGAAGCTCTTGGCCAATAGCATCAATGGGATCCGGTGCCCGTTCTGTAGCAAAGTCACCCGAATCACGAGCCTGGCCCAGCTGAATGACAACCTGACCGTGCTGAAGATCATCGACACGGCGGGCCTCGGCGAGACCGTCGGCCTCCTGATGTGTAAGGCCTGCGGACGCCGGCTGCCCAAGCATTTCTGCAAAAGCTGTGGCTTGGTTCTCTGCGAACCCTGCAAGGAGGTTGACCACATGCAACAAGGGCATGGGGTGGTGGCCATCAAAGAGGCGGCAGATGAACGGAGGAGGGAGTTTGGGACCAAGCTCGGTCGCCTACGGGAACTTATGGGGGACCTTCAGAAACGGAAGACCTGTCTGGAAGGGGTTTCCAAGGACCTCCAAGCGAGGTACAAAAACGTCCTCCAGGAGTACagcaaagaagagaggaaggtccAAGAAGAGCTGGCCCGGTCCCGCAAGTTCTTCACCAGCTCCCTCTCGGAGGTGGAGAAGGTCAACAGCCAGATCATGGAGGAGCAAGCTTACCTTCTGAACATCGCTGAGGTGCAGATTGTGTCACGGTGCGACTACTTCCTGGCCAAAATCAAACAGGGGGACATTGCTCTCCtcgaggaagaaggggaggaggaggagcctgaaTTGATGAACAGCCTCCCAAAAGAGCTGACCCTCCAAGAGGTGGAGCTGCTTAAAGTGGGCCATGTTGGACCGCTTCAGATCGGACAAGTGGTTAAGAAGCCACGGAGCATTAATGTAGAGGAATCCCTGATGGAGACACCAGTGGTGGCCTCGGTGTCCTTTAGGGAGGCAGATATGACTCAGGAAGTCTCCACCTCTCTGCCCAGCTGCCCTTCACCAGCCAAGCCAAGGATGCCAGAAGCCACCACCAGCATCCAACAGTGCAACTTTCTCAAAAAGATGGGTTCCAAAGGCAATACACCAGGGACTTTCAACCTGCCTGTCAGTCTTCACGTCACTCCGCAAGGCGAGGTCCTTGTGGCTGACCGTGGCAACTTCCGTATCCAAGTCTTCACCCGCAAGGGCTTCCTGAAGGAGATCCGCCGGAGCCCCAGCGGCATTGACAGCTTTGTGCTCAGCTTCTTGGGTGCAGATCTGCCCAACTTGACTCCCTTGTCAGTTACCATGAACTGTCATGGCCTGATTGGCGTGACCGACAGCTACGACAATTCGGTGAAAGTGTACACCATCGACGGGCACTGCGTGGCGTGCCACCGGAGCCAACTGAGCAAGCCTTGGGGCATCACTGCTCTCCCATCCGGACAGTTTGTCGTGACGGATGTGGAAGGAGGGAAGCTGTGGTGCTTCACCGTCGACCGTGGAGTCGGGGTGGTAAAGTACAGCTGCTTGTGCAGCGCCGTGCGTCCAAAGTTCGTCACCTGTGATGCAGAAGGGACGATTTACTTCACCCAAGGGTTGGGCCTGAATCTTGAAAACCGTCAGCACGAGCATCACTTGGAAGGCGGCTTTTCGATCGGCTCCGTTGGCCCAGACGGGCAACTCGGTCGACAAATCAGCCACTTCTTCTCCGAGAATGAGGACTTCCGATGCATCGCGGGGATGTGCGTCGATTCCCGGGGGGACTTGATTGTGGCCGACAGCAGCCGGAAAGAGATCCTGCATTTCCCCAAAGGGGGAGGCTATAATATCTTAATCCGAGAAGGACTCACGTGCCCCGTCGGCATCGCCGTCACACCCAAGGGACAGCTCTTGGTCTTGGACTGTTGGGATCACTGCATTAAGATCTACAGTTACCACTTGAGGAGGTACTCCACCCCTTAA